One window from the genome of Montipora capricornis isolate CH-2021 unplaced genomic scaffold, ASM3666992v2 scaffold_226, whole genome shotgun sequence encodes:
- the LOC138034829 gene encoding uncharacterized protein translates to MNNTLQSMESWAADSNLLLNETKTKQMLVTTRQMTRVHDLGDYTPSLSLKNKIVDRVYRFRLLGTLLSQDLKWTEHVNNVTSSCFGVLGVLRKIKNMTPQETKKSLVQSLVLSKLNFNDTVTYPLPMFLQKRMQRIQNAAAGFVLNRYCSEEVVLKLGWLPTLENTQLNTLKFGHRALYNNNWPEYLTLSRHNPSRTLRSSSTPLLQIYLLKGTFQDSVANLYNDLPASISSITDYHHFVKESATILKAKAIVRQA, encoded by the coding sequence ATGAACAACACCCTTCAAAGCATGGAGTCATGGGCTGCTGATAGCAATTTACTTCTAAATGAAACCAAGACTAAGCAGATGCTCGTCACCACCAGGCAGATGACTAGGGTGCACGACCTAGGCGATTACACCCCTTCCCTgtccttaaagaacaaaatagtAGATAGAGTATATAGGTTTAGATTGCTCGGGACTTTGCTTAGTCAGGACCTTAAGTGGACTGAGCACGTTAATAATGTGACATCATCGTGCTTTGGAGTGCTTGGAGTTCTGAGAAAAATCAAGAACATGACACCTCAGGAAACAAAAAAGTCACTGGTTCAAAGTCTCGTATTGTCCAAGCTAAATTTTAATGATACGGTTACTTATCCTCTGCCGATGTTTCTCCAGAAAAGGATGCAACGCATACAGAATGCAGCAGCCGGCTTTGTATTGAATCGTTATTGCTCAGAAGAAGTTGTTTTAAAACTTGGCTGGCTACCAACGCTAGAAAACACTCAACTGAATACTCTAAAATTCGGACACCGTGCTCTTTACAACAACAACTGGCCTGAATACCTGACACTCTCTAGACATAATCCTAGTCGCACCTTACGATCAAGTAGTACACCACTTCTGCAGATTTACCTGCTAAAAGGAACATTTCAAGACTCCGTTGCGAACTTGTACAATGATTTACCAGCCAGCATAAGTTCTATTACAGATTACCATCATTTTGTTAAGGAAAGTGCCACAATTCTAAAAGCTAAGGCTATTGTGCGGCAGGCTTAA